From the genome of Candidatus Buchananbacteria bacterium, one region includes:
- a CDS encoding type II secretion system protein, with the protein MTFRGFTLIEMLITVGIILVVAGLSIPFLFSYSVSGDVTTYANDIERTLRRAQLQSINGYTGMPWGVYFDEAQNKMVIFQGSEYVSRDPHYDQEITYSPALNVVPTFGAEIYFSVYSGTPSATGTVTVTSTEALFIKTIKINELGIIDAPN; encoded by the coding sequence ATGACATTTCGTGGGTTTACCTTAATTGAAATGCTGATTACGGTCGGGATAATTTTAGTGGTTGCCGGATTAAGCATCCCTTTTTTGTTTTCTTACTCGGTTTCAGGTGATGTCACAACCTATGCTAATGATATTGAACGAACTTTACGGCGAGCACAACTACAATCAATTAATGGCTATACTGGCATGCCCTGGGGGGTTTATTTTGATGAAGCACAAAATAAAATGGTCATTTTTCAGGGTAGTGAGTATGTCAGTCGTGATCCGCATTATGACCAGGAAATTACTTACTCGCCGGCACTTAATGTTGTTCCCACGTTCGGCGCTGAAATTTACTTTAGTGTATATTCAGGCACACCAAGCGCCACTGGCACGGTGACTGTCACTAGTACCGAAGCGCTGTTCATCAAAACAATTAAGATTAATGAGTTAGGTATTATTGATGCCCCAAATTAG